A genomic window from Gossypium hirsutum isolate 1008001.06 chromosome D10, Gossypium_hirsutum_v2.1, whole genome shotgun sequence includes:
- the LOC107917307 gene encoding uncharacterized protein, with protein MEEKRNLGLELVREVEDKKILRFGWKGKPNLRFIGPYEVAKRIGSVAYRLLLPPERERIHDVFHDSMLRKYRSDPSHIVPVGKIEVRYDLLYEEESVVILDHEVKVLRNKTVLLVKVLWHNHKTEEATWESEKCDETLVSVSI; from the exons ATGGAGGAGAAGAGGAATTTGGGTTTGGAGTTGGTTCGAGAGGTTGAGGATAAG aaaattctaaggTTTGGGTGGAAGGGTAAGCCCAATCTGAGGTTCATTGGCCCTTATGAGGTTGCTAAGCGAATTGGATCGGTTGCTTATCgtttgttgttgccacctgagcgaGAGCgtattcatgatgttttccatgaTTCCATGTTAAGAaagtacagatctgatccttctcaCATTGTTCCTGTTGGGAAGATCGAGGTTCGATATGATCTTTTGTACGAGGAGGAATCGGTTGTGATCTTAGATCATGAGGTCAAGGTGCTACGCAATAAGACGGTTTTGTTGGTAAAAGTTTTGTGGCACAACCATAAGActgaggaagccacttgggagtCAGAAAAATGTGATGAAACATTAGTATCAGTATCTATTTga